A genomic region of Thermodesulfobium narugense DSM 14796 contains the following coding sequences:
- a CDS encoding anthranilate synthase component II, with protein sequence MREKLLIVDNFDSFTYNLVQGFAKIRRTKKDMLILRDNEPFEKILEFNPDRLVISPGPGHPKDCNLSSRAFEYAVKTKKPLLGVCLGHQLIGYLSGAKVIKANNLMHGKTSMINFVSDPIFSGLKKPFQAMRYHSLCLDEKSFPKELAIIAKSSDDNIIMALKHKELPIYGLQFHPESIMTTVGQKILKNFLNLKA encoded by the coding sequence ATGAGAGAGAAACTTTTGATTGTTGATAACTTTGATTCCTTTACATACAATCTGGTTCAAGGATTTGCAAAGATTAGAAGAACAAAAAAAGATATGCTAATATTAAGAGACAATGAACCATTTGAAAAAATTCTTGAATTCAATCCAGACAGATTGGTAATATCACCCGGACCAGGACATCCAAAGGATTGCAATCTTTCTTCAAGGGCATTTGAATATGCAGTTAAAACAAAAAAACCACTTTTAGGAGTTTGTCTTGGTCACCAACTGATTGGATACCTTTCTGGGGCTAAAGTTATTAAAGCAAACAACCTAATGCACGGAAAAACCAGCATGATTAATTTTGTAAGCGATCCTATTTTTTCAGGTTTAAAAAAACCATTTCAAGCAATGAGATATCATTCGCTGTGCTTAGATGAAAAAAGCTTTCCAAAAGAACTTGCAATAATCGCAAAAAGTTCTGATGATAACATTATAATGGCACTAAAGCACAAAGAGTTGCCTATTTATGGGCTTCAGTTTCACCCAGAATCAATTATGACCACAGTTGGTCAAAAAATTCTCAAAAATTTTCTAAATTTAAAAGCATAA
- the trpA gene encoding tryptophan synthase subunit alpha, whose product MSKIKEILKEKKTLIPFLPAGYPSLNATKQFVKVLVECGIKAIEIGIPFSDPVADGPTITNSYSYAIKNRIKSEDVYLLSEELKDEYKISIIPMLYYNLIYNKGEENFAKRISTFADAVIVPDLPFRESHRLRPHLEKFNISYIPFATPNIREEDIRIISKYTNAFIYAVTVFGITGARSNYSKDTYKYLERVKKISSNFVAAGFGVSSKEQFERLPTDAVIIGSALVKQIDPNNLEKSKENIKKLINSIIN is encoded by the coding sequence ATGAGCAAAATTAAAGAAATTTTAAAAGAAAAGAAAACTTTGATTCCTTTTTTGCCTGCTGGTTATCCATCACTAAATGCCACTAAACAGTTTGTTAAAGTGTTAGTAGAGTGTGGGATAAAAGCAATTGAAATTGGAATTCCTTTTTCAGATCCAGTTGCGGACGGCCCTACTATTACAAACAGTTATTCTTATGCTATTAAAAATAGAATAAAGAGCGAAGACGTTTATCTATTGTCAGAAGAGTTAAAAGATGAATACAAAATTTCAATTATTCCAATGCTTTATTACAATCTTATATATAATAAGGGTGAAGAAAATTTCGCAAAAAGGATTTCTACCTTTGCAGATGCAGTAATAGTGCCAGATTTACCCTTTAGAGAATCTCATAGGCTAAGGCCCCATCTTGAAAAATTTAATATCTCTTATATTCCTTTTGCAACACCAAATATAAGAGAAGAGGATATAAGAATTATCTCAAAGTATACAAATGCATTTATATATGCAGTTACAGTTTTTGGCATTACAGGTGCAAGATCCAATTACAGTAAAGATACATATAAGTATTTAGAGCGAGTAAAAAAAATTAGTTCAAACTTTGTAGCCGCTGGATTTGGCGTCAGTTCAAAAGAGCAATTTGAAAGGCTGCCAACTGATGCAGTAATTATAGGAAGTGCCTTAGTTAAGCAAATTGATCCTAACAACCTTGAAAAAAGCAAAGAAAATATTAAAAAGCTAATAAATAGCATAATTAATTAA
- a CDS encoding indole-3-glycerol phosphate synthase TrpC, which produces MNILEEISKRETEEFNQRREFLNVFKKYGRIYPIVSFSDALKPISIIGEFKPASPVKGIFIKNPKKEIRNFIDIYEKIGCKAISVLTNKRDFNGDPLYISYIKAFCNLPILYKNFILLEDQIEEAFLLGADCVLLIASILKPKRLKSLYAFANNLGLDSLIEIHDEEELNVVLELKPKIIGINNRNLKTFEVDINNTFRLSKNIPGEIKIVSESGIKSSEEIDKLFNCGISGVLIGEAMVKLANKPGDLKLKNFLKNSNVQNAC; this is translated from the coding sequence ATGAATATCTTGGAAGAAATTTCAAAAAGAGAGACAGAAGAGTTTAATCAAAGAAGAGAATTTTTAAATGTGTTTAAAAAATACGGAAGAATATACCCTATTGTTTCCTTTTCTGACGCCTTAAAACCAATAAGCATTATAGGAGAATTCAAGCCGGCCTCACCCGTAAAGGGAATCTTTATTAAAAATCCTAAAAAAGAAATTAGAAATTTTATTGATATCTACGAAAAGATTGGCTGCAAAGCCATTTCAGTTTTAACAAACAAAAGGGATTTTAATGGAGATCCATTATACATCTCTTACATAAAAGCATTTTGCAACCTGCCTATCCTATACAAAAATTTCATTCTTTTAGAAGATCAAATAGAAGAGGCTTTTTTGCTAGGTGCTGATTGTGTACTACTTATAGCTTCTATTCTAAAACCAAAAAGATTAAAGTCTTTATATGCTTTTGCTAACAATCTTGGCCTTGATTCCTTAATAGAAATTCACGACGAAGAAGAGTTAAATGTGGTTTTAGAATTAAAACCAAAAATAATTGGAATTAATAACAGAAACCTAAAAACTTTTGAAGTCGATATCAACAATACTTTTAGGCTATCAAAAAATATACCCGGTGAAATCAAAATAGTTTCAGAATCAGGAATAAAGTCCTCAGAAGAAATTGATAAACTTTTTAACTGCGGTATTTCAGGAGTTCTTATAGGAGAAGCAATGGTAAAACTAGCCAATAAACCCGGTGATCTAAAGCTTAAAAATTTTTTAAAAAATAGTAACGTTCAAAATGCTTGTTAA
- the trpE gene encoding anthranilate synthase component I has product MSKLLVRSYCADSQTPISLYEKLKNLPYSFLLESKTFNKLSRYSFLGTFPRFIISTDTKSTRIIADMDLENIGIRNTNTTDSFIDVLKNIFRKLPKVDTICPFSSGIVGYIGYECVRFYEKSLRFDKPAIFPDAMLFFPGLIIAFDHFTDTIYLMSHALYKSDEKRAEFFINEGEKFIQSTNNLNSTSKNLLSNQNLIYDEVKDNNSIINHIKRIDFENAVKKVKEYIRNGDTFQTVLSQRLSSNFFGDPYEFYRNLRRLNPSPYLFHIKLNDIVISGSSPETFLTLRDGKLFSRPIAGTRKRGKDPLEDKRLAKELLSDPKECAEHVMLVDLARNDLGRVCVPSSVKVEDFMKVENYSHVMHIVSEVTGILDKSVNPLEAFFASFPAGTVSGAPKIRAIEIIDSIETERRGPYAGAVGYFDISSNFDTCIAIRTAFFKDNKIYLQAGAGIVADSDPSSEYLETIHKAKALLSIVNRGNKL; this is encoded by the coding sequence ATGTCAAAACTACTCGTTAGGTCCTATTGTGCCGATTCGCAAACTCCAATAAGTTTGTATGAAAAGTTAAAGAATCTGCCTTACTCTTTCTTGCTGGAGAGTAAAACTTTCAACAAGCTCTCAAGATATTCATTTTTAGGGACTTTTCCAAGATTCATAATTTCTACGGATACAAAATCCACAAGAATTATAGCAGATATGGACCTTGAAAATATTGGAATCAGAAACACCAATACTACGGATTCTTTTATAGACGTTTTAAAAAATATTTTTAGAAAGCTACCTAAAGTTGACACAATATGCCCTTTTAGTTCTGGGATAGTAGGCTATATTGGCTATGAATGTGTAAGATTTTACGAAAAATCTTTAAGATTTGATAAACCTGCGATATTCCCTGATGCAATGCTCTTTTTTCCTGGCTTAATAATTGCATTTGATCACTTTACCGATACTATCTACCTTATGAGTCATGCTCTTTATAAGTCAGACGAAAAGAGGGCAGAATTTTTTATTAACGAGGGAGAAAAATTTATTCAGTCAACAAATAATCTAAATTCAACAAGCAAAAACCTCCTATCTAATCAGAATCTTATATATGACGAAGTTAAAGATAATAACAGCATAATAAATCACATAAAAAGAATAGACTTTGAAAATGCAGTTAAAAAGGTTAAAGAATATATAAGAAATGGCGATACCTTTCAAACGGTTCTTTCTCAAAGGCTCTCTTCTAATTTTTTTGGTGATCCCTATGAATTTTATAGAAACTTAAGAAGATTAAATCCATCTCCATATTTATTTCACATAAAATTAAACGATATAGTAATATCCGGTTCATCTCCAGAAACCTTTCTTACATTAAGAGATGGAAAGCTCTTTTCAAGACCTATAGCAGGAACTAGAAAAAGAGGAAAGGACCCTCTTGAAGACAAAAGGCTTGCGAAAGAACTCTTATCTGATCCCAAGGAATGTGCAGAACACGTTATGTTAGTAGACCTAGCAAGAAACGACCTTGGCAGAGTATGCGTTCCATCATCTGTAAAAGTTGAGGATTTTATGAAGGTTGAAAACTACTCCCACGTGATGCATATCGTTAGCGAAGTTACAGGAATTTTAGACAAAAGTGTAAACCCTTTAGAAGCATTTTTTGCTTCATTCCCAGCAGGAACTGTATCTGGCGCTCCAAAAATTAGAGCAATAGAAATAATAGATTCCATAGAAACTGAAAGAAGAGGACCATATGCTGGAGCAGTTGGATATTTTGATATAAGTTCAAATTTTGATACTTGTATAGCAATAAGAACAGCATTTTTTAAAGACAATAAAATTTATTTACAAGCAGGTGCAGGTATAGTAGCAGACTCGGACCCATCTAGTGAATATCTCGAAACAATTCACAAAGCAAAGGCTCTTTTATCTATTGTTAACAGGGGAAACAAACTATGA
- a CDS encoding phosphoribosylanthranilate isomerase, whose translation MLVKICGIKSLDDAIISSSFYPDYLGLIFCDSPRKINIATAKKIVNSLNNKKFIGVFQNNPIEEVLEIAKICNLFGIQLHGEEDPNDIEIIKENKFLAIKAFRIESSLPENLSEYKPDYFLFDKVKGVKNLNTDALKSYNLNVLFFIAGGLSSENVIETIQKISNPKFCGIDLASGVERENKKDPILLNNFFNVLKKQNFFGGQKVE comes from the coding sequence ATGCTTGTTAAAATCTGTGGTATTAAAAGTCTCGATGATGCAATTATATCAAGTTCGTTTTATCCAGATTATCTAGGTTTAATATTTTGCGATAGCCCTAGAAAAATAAATATAGCAACGGCCAAAAAAATAGTCAATAGCTTAAATAATAAAAAGTTTATAGGCGTCTTTCAAAACAATCCCATAGAAGAAGTATTAGAAATTGCAAAGATTTGTAACCTATTCGGAATTCAACTTCACGGAGAAGAAGACCCAAATGATATAGAAATTATCAAAGAAAACAAATTTTTAGCAATAAAGGCATTTAGAATAGAAAGTAGTCTTCCTGAAAATCTTTCAGAATATAAGCCTGATTATTTTTTGTTTGACAAAGTAAAAGGGGTTAAAAATCTAAACACTGATGCCTTGAAGAGTTACAACTTAAATGTTTTGTTCTTTATCGCTGGTGGACTCAGTAGCGAAAACGTCATAGAAACAATACAAAAGATCTCAAACCCCAAGTTTTGTGGAATTGATCTAGCATCCGGTGTTGAAAGAGAAAATAAAAAGGACCCTATTCTTTTAAACAATTTCTTTAATGTGCTTAAAAAACAAAATTTTTTTGGAGGTCAAAAAGTTGAATAA
- a CDS encoding ParA family protein, protein MKRIIVFANQKGGVGKTTCAINLAASYAEINKNTLIIDLDPQGNATTGLGIDKRSLSSSTYELLVTKEFVEPIDTDIENLKIICSHPDLAGAEIELVDDTDRNLKLRKKLENYSNFDVIIIDTPPSLGILTINGLAAARDLIITMQAEFYALEGLSMIINTYERIKSRLNPELNLLGIIVNMFMQRLVVSNEVLNDLRLHFKNKVFKTIIPRSVRVVESQSFGKPMITFDPRSVVSNAFRELLQEIEKNV, encoded by the coding sequence TTGAAAAGGATTATAGTATTTGCAAATCAAAAGGGTGGAGTAGGAAAGACTACATGTGCGATAAATTTAGCTGCTTCCTATGCTGAAATAAACAAAAACACCCTTATAATAGACCTAGATCCTCAAGGCAATGCCACTACGGGTTTGGGGATTGATAAAAGAAGTTTATCATCTTCAACATATGAACTTTTGGTTACAAAGGAATTTGTTGAACCAATTGATACGGACATTGAGAATCTTAAGATAATTTGTTCACACCCAGATCTTGCTGGAGCAGAAATTGAACTGGTAGATGATACTGATAGGAACTTAAAATTGAGAAAAAAATTAGAAAATTACAGCAATTTTGACGTAATAATTATTGATACACCGCCATCTTTGGGCATATTGACCATTAACGGGCTTGCTGCAGCAAGGGATTTAATTATCACAATGCAGGCTGAATTTTATGCCCTGGAAGGTCTTAGCATGATAATTAATACTTATGAGAGAATTAAATCCAGACTTAATCCTGAATTAAATTTGTTAGGTATTATAGTTAATATGTTTATGCAAAGGTTAGTTGTTTCAAATGAAGTGCTAAACGATTTAAGATTACACTTTAAAAATAAAGTTTTTAAAACGATTATTCCAAGAAGTGTGAGAGTAGTAGAATCGCAAAGTTTTGGCAAACCAATGATAACTTTTGACCCCAGGTCAGTAGTTAGCAATGCTTTTAGAGAACTTTTACAGGAGATAGAAAAAAATGTCTAA
- a CDS encoding universal stress protein translates to MKIERVVVALDFSEQSSKLFNAVNDFKRFGIREIHLVHVVSPDALEVNKEIVKIASDHFSLYIKNYLSEGVNVFLEILIGNVVEQIRDYCEEINANLFFASEHGEGFFKDIFVGSNLFNFIRTIKRPIYVERFYKTDNGFILPKNRFNKVLFPTDFSKNSMKAFEFLKGISSAIKETLLLHVLKPSDPELMIKEASTANEAIERLTLELVKNNINARYLVLEGNPSKLIESIIEKENISMIVMSTRGLGFFEGLLLGSVAEHLLLHTRVPILFD, encoded by the coding sequence GTGAAGATCGAAAGGGTAGTGGTTGCTCTTGATTTTTCAGAACAATCTTCAAAGCTTTTTAATGCTGTTAACGATTTTAAAAGATTTGGTATTCGTGAAATTCATCTTGTTCACGTTGTAAGCCCGGATGCCCTTGAAGTGAATAAAGAGATTGTTAAAATTGCTTCTGATCACTTTAGCTTATATATAAAAAACTATCTTTCAGAAGGAGTTAACGTTTTTTTAGAAATTCTTATTGGAAATGTTGTAGAACAGATTAGAGATTATTGTGAAGAAATAAATGCAAATTTATTTTTTGCTTCAGAGCATGGAGAGGGATTTTTTAAGGATATATTTGTCGGAAGCAATTTGTTTAATTTTATAAGAACTATAAAAAGACCCATTTATGTGGAGAGGTTTTATAAAACTGATAACGGTTTCATATTGCCAAAAAATAGGTTTAACAAAGTACTATTCCCCACTGACTTTTCCAAAAATTCAATGAAAGCCTTTGAATTTTTAAAAGGGATATCTTCAGCTATAAAAGAGACTCTTTTGCTTCATGTTCTAAAGCCATCTGATCCAGAGCTTATGATAAAAGAGGCTTCCACAGCAAATGAAGCTATAGAAAGACTTACCTTAGAACTGGTAAAAAATAATATAAATGCTAGATATCTAGTTTTAGAGGGCAATCCTTCTAAACTGATTGAGTCTATTATTGAAAAAGAAAACATTTCTATGATTGTTATGAGTACAAGAGGGTTAGGCTTTTTTGAAGGGCTTCTTTTAGGGAGCGTAGCTGAGCATCTATTGCTTCACACAAGGGTTCCTATATTGTTTGATTAA
- the trpD gene encoding anthranilate phosphoribosyltransferase, with product MNKDERREIEVVKSILNKILNNKHLSEEEAKDLMDNIMDARFTQSQIGAILVGLRMKRETPEELTGFVKSMREHAKKIKTRHPIVVDTCGTGGDGLKTFNISTASAFVVAGAGIPVAKHGNRSVSSSSGSADVLERLGFNINLSSQAIEDCLNHIGIAFLFAPLLHPSMKNVALTRRELGIRTFFNILGPLTNPAGVDNQVIGVFDKSIMPTLAEVIKNLNPRHIYLVHGAGGMDELSLEGPNYVIEIKGNESREFFLDPEQYNFQKVPSSEFVVENSEESARKIMRVLRGEKSFDKDIVVLNAAIAIMASDYTSDFKEAIMMAKDSIDSKLALSKFETLKTYTNAL from the coding sequence ATGAATAAAGATGAGAGGAGAGAGATAGAGGTGGTAAAGAGTATTTTAAACAAGATTTTAAACAACAAGCATCTTTCAGAAGAAGAGGCAAAAGATCTTATGGACAATATAATGGATGCAAGATTTACACAAAGTCAAATTGGTGCAATTCTTGTTGGACTTAGGATGAAAAGAGAAACTCCAGAAGAGTTAACTGGATTTGTAAAATCAATGAGAGAACACGCAAAAAAAATCAAAACCAGACATCCAATTGTTGTCGATACTTGTGGAACTGGAGGCGATGGCCTCAAAACCTTCAATATTTCTACTGCGAGTGCTTTTGTAGTTGCAGGAGCAGGAATTCCCGTAGCAAAGCATGGCAACAGGAGCGTCTCCAGCTCTTCTGGTTCTGCAGACGTTTTAGAAAGATTAGGCTTCAATATAAATCTTAGCTCTCAAGCAATTGAAGACTGTCTCAATCATATAGGAATAGCCTTTTTGTTCGCTCCATTGCTTCATCCTTCAATGAAAAATGTAGCTTTAACAAGAAGAGAACTAGGCATTAGGACATTCTTCAATATTTTAGGACCCCTTACCAATCCAGCAGGAGTAGACAATCAAGTAATAGGAGTATTTGACAAATCAATAATGCCAACACTAGCTGAGGTAATAAAAAATCTTAATCCAAGACATATTTATCTAGTCCACGGTGCAGGAGGAATGGATGAGCTATCACTTGAAGGTCCTAATTATGTAATAGAAATTAAGGGAAACGAGTCAAGAGAATTCTTTTTAGATCCTGAACAATACAACTTTCAAAAAGTTCCATCATCAGAATTTGTAGTAGAAAACTCTGAAGAAAGTGCAAGAAAAATAATGAGAGTTCTAAGAGGAGAAAAAAGTTTTGACAAGGATATAGTAGTCTTAAATGCTGCTATAGCAATAATGGCCTCAGACTACACCTCAGATTTCAAAGAAGCAATTATGATGGCAAAGGATTCAATTGACTCAAAATTAGCTCTGTCAAAATTTGAAACTCTTAAAACTTATACAAATGCGCTATGA
- the trpB gene encoding tryptophan synthase subunit beta, translating into MCLKNKIFLEVKKLNKTLNGNFGKFGGAFVPETLIYALDELENYYNKIRGDRDFFREFNNLLTEYAGRPTPLTYAPNFSKRFEINTYLKREDLLHTGAHKLNNCLGQGLIAKGLNKKRIIAETGAGQHGVATATVCAFLKIPCEIYMGSIDYERQKLNVFRMQLLGARVNKVESGSKTLKDAMNEALRDWVTNINTTHYMIGSAAGPHPFPTIVRDFQRVIGEEARSQIFKSTGTLPDAIFACVGGGSNSIGLFKAFIQDESVKIFGAEAAGKGIETGLHSATLSAGRPGVLHGSLSYLLQNSDGQVEEAHSIAPGLDYPGVGPEHSYLKESKRAIYEGITDDEALEALEILAKEEGIICALESAHAVALAIKKVKELGKGSTIIISLSGRGDKDMQTIMNSLEAKNEQN; encoded by the coding sequence ATGTGCTTAAAAAACAAAATTTTTTTGGAGGTCAAAAAGTTGAATAAAACCTTAAATGGAAATTTTGGCAAATTTGGAGGTGCTTTTGTTCCTGAAACTCTTATATACGCGCTAGATGAACTAGAAAATTATTACAACAAAATAAGAGGAGATAGAGATTTCTTTAGAGAATTTAACAACTTATTAACAGAATATGCAGGAAGGCCTACCCCACTAACATATGCCCCTAATTTTTCCAAAAGATTTGAAATAAATACATATCTAAAAAGAGAAGATTTACTTCACACGGGCGCTCATAAACTCAATAATTGTCTTGGGCAGGGCTTGATTGCTAAGGGGTTAAACAAAAAAAGAATTATTGCAGAAACTGGAGCAGGTCAACACGGTGTGGCCACAGCTACAGTTTGTGCATTTTTGAAGATACCCTGTGAAATATATATGGGCTCTATTGACTATGAAAGACAGAAGTTAAACGTATTCAGAATGCAACTTCTTGGCGCAAGGGTAAACAAAGTTGAGAGCGGATCAAAAACTCTAAAGGATGCAATGAACGAGGCCTTAAGAGATTGGGTAACAAACATCAACACCACACACTATATGATTGGATCAGCCGCTGGTCCTCATCCTTTTCCGACAATAGTAAGAGATTTTCAAAGAGTAATCGGTGAAGAGGCAAGATCTCAAATTTTCAAAAGTACAGGAACTCTCCCAGACGCAATCTTTGCCTGTGTAGGTGGAGGCAGCAATTCTATAGGTCTATTCAAAGCTTTTATCCAAGATGAAAGCGTTAAAATTTTTGGCGCAGAAGCTGCGGGCAAAGGGATAGAAACAGGTCTACATTCAGCCACCCTCTCAGCAGGTAGACCAGGAGTGTTACACGGTTCTCTTAGTTATCTCTTACAGAATTCTGACGGACAAGTAGAAGAAGCTCATTCTATTGCTCCTGGACTAGATTACCCGGGAGTTGGTCCAGAGCACTCATATCTGAAAGAATCAAAAAGAGCTATATATGAAGGAATAACCGATGATGAAGCTCTGGAAGCTCTTGAAATTCTTGCAAAAGAAGAGGGAATAATTTGTGCTCTTGAGAGCGCACACGCTGTAGCTTTAGCCATAAAGAAGGTAAAGGAATTAGGAAAGGGTAGCACAATTATTATAAGTCTATCGGGCAGAGGAGATAAAGATATGCAAACAATTATGAATAGTCTGGAGGCAAAAAATGAGCAAAATTAA